One window of Clostridia bacterium genomic DNA carries:
- a CDS encoding low molecular weight phosphotyrosine protein phosphatase produces MKKVMFVCHGNICRSPMAEFLMKDMVKKQGREAEFFIASSATSTEEIGNPPHPGTRKKLAEFNISTAGKQAVQLTKADYDKYDYFLGMDSMNIRNMLRIFKDDPQNKVMRLLDFTDVPRDIRDPWYTGNFDETYEDIQEGILAFLGNL; encoded by the coding sequence ATGAAAAAAGTTATGTTTGTGTGTCATGGAAATATCTGCCGGTCACCTATGGCGGAATTTTTAATGAAGGATATGGTTAAAAAGCAGGGAAGAGAGGCGGAATTTTTTATTGCATCTTCTGCCACAAGTACCGAAGAAATCGGTAACCCTCCGCATCCCGGTACGCGCAAAAAGCTTGCAGAATTTAACATTTCCACAGCAGGCAAGCAGGCGGTACAGCTGACAAAAGCCGATTATGACAAATATGATTATTTTTTGGGGATGGACAGCATGAATATAAGAAATATGCTCCGCATTTTCAAAGACGACCCGCAAAACAAAGTAATGCGTCTGCTAGATTTTACAGATGTTCCGCGAGATATCCGTGACCCCTGGTATACAGGAAATTTTGACGAAACCTATGAAGACATCCAAGAAGGAATCCTTGCTTTTCTTGGCAATTTGTAA
- a CDS encoding calcium/sodium antiporter, giving the protein MAYVLLIIGFILLIKGADYFVDGSSGLAKIFKVPAVIIGLTIVSMGTSAPEAAVSITSGLVGKNALAISNIVGSNIFNLLIVIGVCAVIDKVEADKDIRKRDLPYNVILCALLLVMIAFDGILGTVDAIILLVLFVGYILWLVRDALKNRTQENDDAKKMPLWLCLICIVGGLAAIVFGGDMVVKNATKIATSLGMSENLVGLTIVAVGTSLPELVTSIVASRKGENEIALGNAVGSCIFNILFILGMSGALSPIVLQQNLGEHIVDLAVLIAVTLLFTVLCLIKKEVNRKAGFLCILLYIIYLAYIIARNYGVFA; this is encoded by the coding sequence ATGGCATATGTGTTACTCATCATCGGCTTTATTCTGTTAATCAAGGGTGCTGACTATTTTGTGGACGGCAGCTCGGGTCTGGCTAAAATCTTTAAAGTTCCGGCTGTAATCATCGGACTTACCATTGTGTCCATGGGCACAAGCGCGCCCGAGGCAGCGGTTTCCATCACCTCAGGGTTAGTTGGTAAAAACGCCCTTGCCATCAGCAACATTGTCGGCTCTAATATTTTTAATCTTTTGATTGTTATCGGTGTTTGTGCTGTTATTGACAAAGTGGAAGCAGATAAAGACATTCGAAAAAGAGACTTGCCTTACAACGTAATCTTGTGTGCTCTGCTTCTTGTAATGATAGCCTTTGACGGGATTTTGGGTACAGTAGATGCAATCATTCTTCTGGTGCTGTTTGTCGGCTACATCCTTTGGTTGGTTCGGGATGCACTGAAAAACCGTACACAAGAAAACGATGATGCTAAGAAAATGCCTTTATGGCTTTGTCTGATTTGCATTGTCGGCGGTTTAGCAGCTATTGTATTCGGCGGCGACATGGTTGTTAAAAACGCAACCAAAATTGCAACCTCCTTGGGTATGTCTGAAAACTTAGTCGGCCTGACTATTGTGGCTGTGGGCACGTCTCTTCCCGAGCTGGTAACCTCCATTGTCGCATCCCGCAAAGGCGAGAACGAGATTGCTCTGGGTAATGCGGTAGGGTCTTGTATTTTTAACATCTTATTCATCTTAGGTATGTCCGGTGCGCTTTCCCCGATTGTGCTTCAGCAGAACCTCGGTGAGCACATTGTTGACTTGGCTGTTTTAATTGCAGTTACACTGCTCTTTACTGTGCTTTGTCTGATTAAAAAAGAAGTGAATCGCAAAGCAGGCTTCCTTTGCATCTTACTTTATATCATTTACTTAGCTTACATTATTGCGCGTAACTACGGTGTTTTTGCGTAA
- a CDS encoding QueT transporter family protein, giving the protein MKKTTQMAYGALIAALYVVLTFVANILGLANGAIQVRFSEALTILPAFTPAAIPGLAVGCALSNILTGCALWDVVFGTLATLIGAVLTRIIGKSNKFLAVIPPILANTLIIPFVLRFTYGVPEAMPYLFLTVCLGELISAGVLGSLLYKILESKRDLFK; this is encoded by the coding sequence ATGAAAAAAACAACGCAAATGGCATACGGGGCACTCATTGCCGCCCTTTATGTGGTACTCACATTCGTCGCCAACATTTTAGGACTGGCAAACGGTGCGATTCAGGTTCGATTTTCCGAAGCCCTGACCATCCTGCCTGCCTTCACACCTGCCGCAATTCCGGGTCTGGCTGTGGGGTGTGCCCTTTCAAATATCCTTACGGGCTGTGCGCTGTGGGATGTGGTGTTCGGAACACTCGCGACCCTCATCGGAGCGGTTCTAACGCGCATAATCGGCAAATCCAATAAGTTTCTTGCAGTCATTCCGCCCATTTTAGCAAACACTTTAATCATTCCGTTCGTACTGCGGTTTACCTACGGTGTACCGGAAGCAATGCCCTATCTGTTTTTAACGGTTTGCTTGGGCGAGCTGATTTCTGCAGGGGTGCTCGGAAGCCTTCTGTATAAGATTTTGGAATCTAAAAGAGACCTTTTTAAATAA
- the sstT gene encoding serine/threonine transporter SstT, with protein sequence MKKLIQGYVNIPLILKILVGLIIGAVLGLFVPQAGFVATFGTIFVSALKAIAPILVFVLITASLASAGDGIGGRFRTVIMLYMLTTFLAAVLAVVASFIFPTAIPLTGVESATNAAPSGLSEVFGTLFNNMVQNPLTAMQTGNYIGILTWAIVFGIALRGLASDNTKNMLSDLSGAVSKAVAWVIQLAPFGIMGLIYSTVNEYGMEIFVDYGKLLVLLVGCMLLVALVINPLLAGFLLKRNPYPLLFKCLRESGLTAFFTRSSAANIPVNMSLCEKLGLSRDYYSVAIPLGATINMDGAAITITVMSLAAAFSMGIEVNIFSAIILSFISTLGACGASGVAGGSLLLIPMACSLLGVDPEIAMQVVGVGFIIGVVQDSVETALNSSGDAYFAAVAEYHDLRKKGEPMPFYDNKK encoded by the coding sequence ATGAAAAAATTGATTCAAGGTTATGTAAACATTCCACTGATTTTAAAAATCTTAGTGGGACTCATCATTGGTGCGGTATTAGGGCTTTTTGTACCGCAGGCAGGCTTTGTGGCTACATTCGGTACTATTTTTGTAAGTGCTTTGAAAGCCATTGCGCCCATTTTGGTATTTGTGTTAATCACCGCGTCGCTGGCAAGTGCCGGTGACGGCATTGGCGGACGTTTCCGTACCGTTATTATGCTTTACATGTTAACAACTTTCCTCGCGGCAGTTTTAGCGGTTGTGGCAAGCTTTATCTTCCCCACCGCCATTCCGCTGACCGGGGTTGAATCTGCAACCAACGCAGCGCCTTCGGGTCTTTCGGAAGTGTTTGGCACCTTGTTTAACAACATGGTTCAGAATCCCCTTACCGCTATGCAGACCGGCAACTATATCGGTATCTTGACCTGGGCAATTGTATTCGGTATTGCACTTCGCGGTTTAGCATCCGATAACACCAAAAACATGCTCTCCGACCTTTCGGGTGCTGTTTCCAAGGCAGTTGCATGGGTTATTCAACTGGCACCCTTTGGTATCATGGGCTTGATTTATTCCACTGTTAATGAATACGGTATGGAAATTTTCGTGGACTACGGTAAGCTTTTAGTGCTTTTGGTTGGTTGTATGTTGCTTGTGGCACTGGTCATCAATCCGCTTCTTGCAGGCTTCCTTTTAAAGAGAAACCCCTATCCGCTGTTGTTTAAGTGTTTAAGAGAGTCGGGACTTACCGCATTCTTTACCAGAAGCTCTGCGGCAAACATCCCTGTAAACATGTCCCTTTGCGAAAAACTGGGCCTTAGCCGCGACTACTATTCGGTAGCCATTCCGCTGGGCGCAACCATCAACATGGACGGTGCGGCAATCACCATCACCGTTATGTCTTTGGCAGCGGCATTTTCCATGGGCATTGAAGTAAACATCTTCTCTGCAATTATTTTAAGCTTTATTTCCACCCTTGGTGCTTGCGGTGCTTCGGGCGTTGCAGGCGGCTCGCTGCTTTTGATCCCCATGGCTTGCTCGCTTTTGGGCGTTGACCCGGAAATTGCAATGCAGGTTGTAGGTGTTGGCTTTATCATCGGTGTTGTGCAGGATTCTGTGGAAACCGCATTAAACTCCTCGGGAGACGCTTACTTTGCGGCAGTTGCTGAATATCATGACTTGCGAAAAAAAGGCGAACCGATGCCTTTCTATGATAACAAAAAATAA
- a CDS encoding metal-sensing transcriptional repressor, which yields MAENCVCKTKKRSEEEKKKLNNRLNRISGQIRGISNMLESDAYCIDILTQVSAVSAALSAFGKELMKNHIQTCVVQDIKQDKNETVDELITVLEKFM from the coding sequence ATGGCTGAAAACTGTGTTTGCAAAACCAAAAAGCGAAGCGAAGAAGAAAAGAAAAAATTGAATAATCGGTTAAACCGTATTTCGGGACAAATCCGCGGTATTTCGAACATGTTAGAGTCGGATGCCTATTGCATTGACATTTTAACCCAGGTTTCGGCAGTCAGTGCGGCACTTTCTGCTTTTGGCAAGGAGCTGATGAAAAATCACATTCAGACCTGCGTGGTGCAGGATATCAAGCAGGACAAAAACGAAACGGTAGATGAACTGATTACAGTTTTGGAAAAATTTATGTGA